In Drosophila pseudoobscura strain MV-25-SWS-2005 chromosome 4, UCI_Dpse_MV25, whole genome shotgun sequence, the following proteins share a genomic window:
- the LOC6903215 gene encoding male-specific sperm protein Mst84Db, which produces MVVIVCKFDPFYVGPCPPGCCAPCGPCGPCGPCGPCGPCGGCGPCGPCCGPCGPCGGCCSSCPCGW; this is translated from the coding sequence ATGGTGGTTATCGTCTGCAAGTTCGATCCCTTCTATGTGGGTCCCTGCCCCCCTGGCTGTTGCGCCCCCTGCGGTCCCTGCGGACCCTGCGGACCCTGTGGGCCCTGTGGACCCTGTGGCGGCTGTGGTCCTTGCGGGCCCTGTTGTGGTCCTTGCGGGCCCTGCGGTGGGTGCTGCAGCTCCTGTCCCTGCGGCTGGTGA
- the LOC6903216 gene encoding uncharacterized protein yields the protein MISGTDLIHKAIGVVGVLALLLAVSHSTARVSVHLGEGLSNMVESCARCLNSLTTVEGTPVLVDCENMGPTCSTIRRVGHRVYSAVERMVESGRSWTRAQPNPDDQQKTRPKVREKPASKKKTSSTLQENPNHKDSRWSSKQAGHTGENLRLQ from the coding sequence ATGATCTCCGGCACTGATCTGATTCACAAGGCCATTGGGGTGGTGGGTGTGCtggccctgctgctggccgtcTCCCACTCGACCGCCAGAGTCTCCGTGCACTTGGGCGAAGGTCTGTCCAACATGGTGGAGTCCTGCGCCCGATGCCTGAACAGCCTGACGACCGTCGAAGGCACGCCCGTGCTAGTGGACTGTGAGAACATGGGTCCCACATGCTCCACCATCCGCCGCGTCGGCCATCGGGTGTACAGTGCGGTGGAGCGAATGGTCGAGTCTGGCCGGAGCTGGACGAGGGCGCAGCCCAATCCCGATGACCAGCAGAAGACAAGGCCGAAAGTGAGGGAGAAACCTGCCAGCAAGAAAAAGACCTCCTCGACCCTCCAGGAAAACCCCAACCACAAGGATTCCAGGTGGAGCTCGAAGCAGGCGGGGCACACGGGTGAAAATTTAAGGTTACAgtaa
- the LOC117184205 gene encoding uncharacterized protein codes for MAAATDLHEAIQLFRDIAREVQEVVAVGSAYTRDHIVPAIRSWVIFLHQSFVISHGEAEPVLDMDPLVIPMRSLVHIVNDSYAQLGSHREAEAEALLDVAPILLPMRSVLHILSDSSPELHAEQRTVLDANVAVRATRWIYGLARFTYDIMSVLAG; via the coding sequence ATGGCCGCCGCCACGGACCTCCACGAGGCCATTCAGCTGTTCCGCGACATTGCGAGGGAGGTGCAAGAGGTAGTGGCTGTGGGCTCCGCCTACACCAGGGATCACATAGTGCCGGCCATCCGGAGCTGGGTGATTTTCCTGCACCAGTCCTTTGTCATCAGCCACGGGGAGGCGGAGCCAGTGCTGGACATGGATCCCCTGGTGATACCCATGCGCAGCCTCGTCCACATCGTAAACGACTCCTACGCACAGCTGGGCAGCCACcgggaggcggaggcggaggcccTACTGGATGTGGCACCCATTCTGCTGCCCATGCGCAGCGTCCTGCACATCTTGAGCGACTCCTCTCCGGAGCTGCACGCGGAGCAGCGGACAGTCCTCGACGCGAACGTGGCCGTAAGGGCCACTCGGTGGATCTACGGGCTGGCCAGATTCACATACGATATTATGTCGGTCCTGGCCGGATAA